The Pseudophryne corroboree isolate aPseCor3 chromosome 10, aPseCor3.hap2, whole genome shotgun sequence DNA segment tgcactgtcctcctactatatatatatatactacaatgcagcacagatatggagcgtttttgggtcagagaacgtagatattttctgcacactgagcacagatatttgcaagcacactgagcacagatatttgcagcacactgaacacagaaactgagagaacgcagccatgtcctctcgctatcattcCCAAagcagtgaaaatggcggcgacgcgtggctccttatatagaatacgaatctcgctagaatccgacagcgggatgatgacgttcgggcgcgctcgggttaaccgagcaaggcgggaagatccgagtctgcctcagaaccgtgtaaaatgggtgaagtttggggggttcggatcccgaggaaccgaacccactcatcactagtttatttgcatccctGCATTAAATCCcaaattatcttaatccctgaaaatggagaaggaggtACAAATTTGGagtctttggcccctagtttttcagtttgtccagtatgtgttaATTATATATTTCATTGGTTGAAgttctttccgttccacaccaatataggagtggacgtgaaagcctgtgtgttgttactGATTGCGTGtgtctctctaatttttaatcaccttcttgacactgtcctcttcctcttgcctcttctcataatgtgaaaagtcatcaaaaaagtaggtggtatgtttgtagctagctatgattcagagaacttggcgttCATTTTCCAAGGGGATCACCTGTCGCAGAaaggatgggtttattaaactgtgcatgtcctgtttaaacaacataagggtgggtgggagggcctgggtgggtgtgagggcccaagacattacaatcttgcacctcttattttttttgcattatgtgctctttggggcctagtttttaaaattgccatcctgtctgccactgcagtgtcactcctagataggccaggtgtttgtgccacccacttgtgtcgcttagcttagtcatccagcaacctcggtgcaacgttttggtctaaaaataatattgtgaggtttgaggtgttctgaatagttaggaaatgagtggaaatgaatgttattgaggtcaataatattgtaggatagagatgagcgggtttggatgtaacgccagaattaacaccagatctgttttatctggatttttcttattggctatccaaaacacatgacatccatgagtcaataagatgccgtttgagaaccgagtaaatccaagtaaaaccgtgTAAAATCAAACCCGCTCACCTCTactgtaggattaaaattacccacaatttctgtaattttagctgttttcaagttttttaaaaaaacatacagatccaaaaccaaaaccctaaatggtggttttggcaaaaccagtccagatccaaaacacgagcggagatccagatccaaaaccaaaacacaaaacccgaaaagtgtttgccgcacatctctagtaataactaaagatgagcgggttcggatttactcggatctcaaaatggtatcttattggctcacgggtgacacgtgttttggatagacaataacaaaaatccggataaaaccgaactggcgttaattctggcgttaaatccaaacccgctcatctctagtaataacatgTGGAACATCAAGTTCAGCAAAAGGCTACATTGTGTAATACATTTTCAGATAAAGATATTATTGCATTATTTGAAATTAGCAAACTACATAATTAAAGATAATATCATCTGGATAAAGATAATTAGGATTATAGAATACGTAGATGTCACAGAAATCTAGATAAGTGAGCAAAGAATTCCACTTAggaattaaaattaaaaaacaaaagccCCAGATAGCGTGTAAGGAAGAAACTCATAGGGCCACATGTAATAGCAGCAGGTGCAGAATTTGGGGATATGTTATTGATTAAAAACCTTGTGGCTAAATCACTGAGATATAGTATCACAAACTCCCCAAACCGCAGGCTGTTACATGTGGTCCATAATGTTCATAAATTCCCCAATAATTGGATTTTTTATTTGCAATAATGAATTCTCCCTTCCTGTCTAATAGTCAATatctgtaaaaaatatatattggcatGCATTATTACTGTCCCCAGGTATATATATTGGGCTCCCCACTCAATTTATGGCAGGATCCTTCTTCTTTTCAGACTGCGTACAAGTTATTCGCAAAATGCAGTAATCATATAACTTACTTCATGCATTTCTCTGTTGAAAATGTTGACATCTTTGCTTTAGATTAGTGTAAAATGATATATTCTTGTATAAATGGAATGGGACCCTGTACACTGTGCATGTGTGGCTCTGGTACAGCTATTTCACTTAAtctcagaaaaaaatatattttccagATGACTTCTGCACACCCACATCAGCCACTTACATTTCAAAATGCAAATATGTTAGGGTTGGGTTTACATTCCCCCAATGCCcccataaccataaccctctccCCCCACAGtcaaaccctccctgggggtgtctaaacctaactccctccccgcagcataaacctaacactccctccccaaagcctaaccctaaccatccccctgcatcctaaacctaacctacccacaGTGGTTTACCTCTCCTGTGGTCCGGCAGTCACTTGTTCAGGATCCCGACCATCAGTGTGCCGTCACCAGGATTGGGATTCCATTTGGGATtgcggcattctgagcagtgtcaggattcaagCATCAGTATTTCAGCTGCTGGGATCTAAACCATCGGGATCCTAATTGGACCCTACATTTTCTTCTTTATCTTCCATATGCAACTAAGACACTGCCCTGACACTAAAATCCTTCTACATGCACTCAAATCACCACtgaacacaaattcccccacatatAGGGGCTACACTTCCATTAGGCaggtttaggcagctgcctaagggcactGATACCTAAAGGGGCAGCCTGCTGAGGATGCCCCCTTCCCTTTCCTACCCTTCCCACCCCTCTGGCACAGCCAATAATGCAAACTCTGCCCCACAGGCTGTACAAGAATGATTAGCTGACTGAGCAGTAAGAGCCAGGCAAGTAAGGGAACCTTTAATGGGCTCTTGGTATGTGATTGAAGTTAATGGGTGCTGTGAGAAGGGGAGTTAATGAGTGCTGGGGGTGAATGGATTAATAAGTGCTGGGTGGGTTGGGGAGTGATTTCTGCTGTGAGGAAGGTTACTGAGTTCTCAGGTGAATGGATTAGTAGGTGCTGGGTAGCGGAAGGATAGGGGTTTCTGACAGTGTGGACAAATGTGTTAATGGGTGCTGTGAGGGGGAGTTGATAAATGGATGTGCATATGAAAAATGACTCCACCCCCATTGTCATAGACCAAGTGTGGTTTTATGTAAATAGACTGAAGGATTGTATTGGGGAGTTAGGGCAGTAATGTAAatctttgcctagggtgcctagaaaCCTCACACCAGCCCACATGCTGATCATAattgtacatgcccctatatgcttccACTAACCCAAAAGTGGCACAAATTCTCCAAGATCCACATACACTACTTATATTGTATGAGGATAAGCAATGAAGAATCTGATGCTCAGATCTTGTTCAGTCTTATGCTCTGCTTTATAATTGATTCTAGCTGGGTTTTAAGCAGAGAATAAGTCTGTGCAATGGAATAAATCTGAATGGAGGTGAGTGTCACAGATAGAGGTATCTACACAGTACCTGTTGCCCACCACTGTAGTATAAAATGCACTTAGAAGATAAAAGGGGTGCCTCATTGAAAGTATAGAATAATGTTCAGTCCCTACAAATTTTGAGGAACCCTTCTAGAAAACTAACAATGCCTCCCTAATTATACCTTCCCACCCATTTAATATTCATATAAAAATTTTTATATCTCATGTGGTGGCATGACTAGTCCTAGATACCATTGAACCgtattgtgtttgtatatttcagtgaccagTGTCAGGACAAAGACATGACATTGAAGACGGCAATAACAAAGGTCATAAAATTTGATATTGACAAAGAGAATCTCACAGACCTGGAGgtgctcccaccagcagactgtgtcTTCATTGGAATGATGCTTGAGTTCATCAGCAAAGACCAAGATGATTATATAAAGAATTTCAGAAAATTTGTGAAGCTACTAAAACCTGAAGGACACCTGATATTGTTTGGCGTTTTAAATACAACTTATGCAATGATTGGGCAGGACAAGGTACATGTGTTCAAATGTGATGAGAACTTTGTAAGAAAAGTTCTCACTGATGAAAGGTTTGTTATTGACCACTGTGCAGTCCAGAAAAGAACAGCAGTGAGTGACCATACAGACTATGAGACTGTTATATTTATCACAGCTCATAGAGAGTAATAAGGTTCTCATATTGAGTCACATGCTGTGTCGGGTGCAGTTGAGCATTTTCTTTTTACTGCAGATGTGTCTAAATCGCACTGTGCAATTGCATACATCctgattgtgggcctaattcagacctggtcgcagcagcaaatttcttatctaatgggcaaaaacatgtgcactgcaggtgtggcagatataacatatgcagagagagttagatttgggtgtggtgtgttcaaactgaaatctaaattgtagtgtaaaaataaagcagacagtatttaccgtgcacagaaacaatataacccacccaaatctaactcactgcacatgttacatctgcccccccccccccccctgcagtgcacatggttttgcccattagagaacaaattttctgctgtgatcaggtctgaattaggtgttcccaggtgtggtttcagagaggagggggcccgtgtacagGTTCtatgtgggccccctcctttctggcagtgcagtagactctgggttTGTGCCACAGTTTActctgcatgcacaggtctctgggaacatggcacctgctCCTTGTTCCCAGGGAAAATCTCTACTGCTCGTGCACAAATCAGAAGGATAATGGCCACAGCGGACACTTTCCCtgtgatttttgcagctctgtAGCCAGTGCAGGAATAGCGGAGTGATAAGTGTAATtatatggatgcagggtgtgcggggTGTGGGTTTAAAAACAAGCAttcctgcaaagccatgccccccttTTGCCAAGTCCATGTCCCCTTTTCAGGTGCAGGAGTCCCTATGTCACCATGGAGAATGTTGGGTGGTATGTATGTGAGTGTCACGGAAGTGttgaaggtacagatgtgtccacttacacctttTCTATACATACCACGGCTAAGATTTTTCTACAtgcagcgagtggatggatttaaaaaatgtattttcccataaaagaatatgtataaagtagcataataaagcatggctaaatctctgactcTATGGCATgccaaaccgtgccatacatggcaggatataggaaaggtgtatgaggacacatctgtatgtcacgtAAGTAGCTGCATACACAAACATTTAGATACTCATATTGGAGGCCACACTCAGACAGAAACTATGCACCTAACATGGGGCTGGGGTAAGTATCTATGGTGTGACTGACGGTGACATGTAATGACATACTGAGCGGTgttacagtgtctacagatgctggaggtcagcgtctcagtcctggcacagtcagtcacagcttgtacaccaggggaagggcttctACCCTCATTATCATATAGTCGCAGACACAACTACACCAAAAGAAGCGGCCACAGCCAGTGTTGgaatggggcatgtagggcccaccgggttaatgcagtagtaggggcccatgtttaggggtgtggccagtctgcagagggggtgtggcctcccACCTTAttgatttgactaaccattagagagtgcaacgtctgggtcccttcataaatatatacagtaaattcagctgctgcatgcatgataatgtaccagattaataacagcaatgcactgtagagaatacaccagagTCCAGTATAAggaaacatatgtataatgtataattaaagtgaacacctgatccttagtgcagtaggtaggcccccaggcagtagggcccaccggtggtttcccctgtaaccctgtgggccagtccaagcctggccacAGCATGTGACTCAGATCAGCCCCTACTGTAGGTCTGAGATGCAAATACACATAAATGCACCAAATCTTCCTGACAATTTGCAAatgtttaaaattaataaaaaataatcacatatactgtattactATACATTCATATTGAGCTGATGTTAAAACCTGATCAACAAATTAAGTAATTGGTCACTTTTTGAAGTTTACTGTTGAATAAAGATTCTGAGATTCATGTGTGATCTGTGAGTGGTTCTGTCACCCACCAGGGATCATTGTTGTCATACTCACGGCAGACTCATGGTTACTACAGTAGaagtgggtgcagatgcactatacaatcattactgtaaattacaatatgtaatatataataagaggctgttagcatataattggccactgatattggcttgcccaccgcgtcgaggtcacctctatcgagcaagtccctaacactttggggttcacactggggcACAgtgcacccccaaatcagcccagccatgaacgCACCCAAAGTATTCCACTTGTAAAAaatagtgaggtgtaataaagtataggatAAGCAGAGGTAGttgaaaaacattttgctatccctaatgcacactgagtgagaaataacactacataataatcagataatacagagagcttggttgagtatatctgcagatatatggttAAGCCCCGAGGATGaatggcaaggcgtctctgtcactgggggctcTGAATACTAGGTcaggtctggggtgcaggaccccatcatgtcggcacaggccggctaccccagggcagcacacaggtgaaaattagtaagggttaataaggaGCACATAAGTGCTATCTAAGTGAGGTGtgactaaaataatacaaaaatatatacaatgtgatagggaaaaacataagtgttaataaactgttagggtgtgccaacctgaagcagcccagccaaacCAACACAGGGAAAAttacaccccagacccaccccataaataataacaaatatgtctgggtctaatagcctagtgtaaggccacatgataatggttcctacagcatctgagagccagcttaccaggagacacccctagcttctccaatggcactctggagtcagcaatccctcctaatgctaatCCATCCATGCCTCTGAAATGCAATGCAcatggggtagccggcctgtgccgacatgatggggtcccgcaccccggacccacacctagtattagggacccccagtgacagagacgccttgccgtttggcctgggggcttaaccgtatatatctgcagatatacacaaccaagatctctgtattatctgattattatgtagtgttatttctcactccgtGTGCATTAGGGAaggcaaaatgtttttctcttacccagaattacccctcccttttagcacctgagtgacatcacaatctgattgagcggcttgccaataaatgtgcattgtaaagcagaggtagttactgagtgtagaaagtgttttaaaattatatataaagtgGGAGAAAACAATATACATGGATAAAATAACACACACAGGAGGTATTgaaaaatagtgactataagtgttagggtgtgatgccccaGAGTGAatcagacagaacagttcaggggaccccacgtcccacTGCTTACACCCAAATTAACTGACActatatgaaaataataggactaaCTGTATAAtgcctgaatcattgatgtgcattcagatgtaggtccctgcttaaatcCAGTTgggaaggtgtggggggggggggtgctagtcaagaattaagtaatctcagacttcaggtgtgtgtatatatacacatagtatagactatacagaggaaattAGTCTACACTTCACACCCTAGTGGTAGTAATGAgatgtgctatctgctgagattttatggtactacaggggaagaaatgggtgcagatgcactatacaattattactgtaaattacaatatataatatactgtataacaagaggttgttagcatataattggccaaactttttttggtgtcattttctccgtacagtgaccaggaacgccAAGTagggcaccatgtccccttgcatggctcgctttgctcaccatgcttggtcaagatgcctcgctccgctaccactgcacttggcacaggttactgttcccaattgtagtccacgaggatcgtaaagtataaaacattttaattaaaaaaaaacctcatgttatcTTTTTGTAATGGCTCCACCAATGGCCTCATTAACTTCATCAAGAAGAACAGATCCTGAACTTAGGGCAAGAAGAGCTTCCAAAGGTCACACTTGTGATGTCCCTCTGCTTTCAGCAAGAAGCACTTTCCTGACTGCTTATacttaatgcccataatagtaccaccacttatacacataatgcccccagtagtagtgctgcttatacataatgcccacagtggtagcgctgcttaaacacataatgcccatagtagtattgTCTCGTATACATAATGCAcatagtagtagcaccacttatacaccacttatacacataatgcctccagtagtattgctgcttatacataataccACAGTGGTAGCGCTGCTttaacacataatgcccatggtagtattgCCTCGTATACATAATGCacatagtagtagcgccccttattcataatgcccacagtagtgccgcttatacataatgcccacagtggtaacgCCATTTAAAcacatgtagctccgccccatcaTTCctatgtagctccaccccttttgtTCTGGAACAACcccactgtcacaggggagagggagaggaggttcCAAGCTGCCGACGCTGCTAcctgtcatatagtgtgacaggcacagcaactggcagcagcagcaggggggacagagtGGTGgagcagcagggagagagagatccTCTCCAGCCAGGTGCCTATCTACTTTGCATCCCATTGCTGAACATGTAGCATCGGGCCTGCTAACACAAACACTCCCCGGTGGTGTGTAACCCTAACACCCTTTCCCcaaagcctaacgctaaccctcccctcctgaagACTAATCCTAACTCTTACCCACATTATAAACTTAAATTTCCCCTTTCCCCCCGAGGCTCACCTATTCAAAGCCATGGCAGACCTTCATTCGGAGCCGGGATTGTAATccatgtcaggattctggcatcagtattctgactgccaggattgtgtgtcgggatcctgactggatcgcaAGTTATCATATCTTTTATGAATTAGACACATTCTTATAATTTCTATCAGATGGCTAGCCTGAATCTTAGTAGTGAAGTCATCATCAAAGGTCACACCACAGAAGAATGTGACAGCATTTTTCCCGACAAGATTCAAGAGACAACACCTAACATCAGGTGGGAGAGTGACTCCAACTCACTTAAATCAAATTTACAAAAATGTGCAAGAGTCAGGGCAAAACCTAGGATATTTGTTACCAGCGGCAAGTCAGTAATTTGGAACCTACTGCCCggtgtctctgcagcagcctgtgccccCCTGTTGTCTCTACAGCAGTATGTGTTCCCCCTTCCCATATTACTGCAGCAGCCTGTATCTCTccccccatatctctgcagcagcagcctgtgtttgtgcTACCCATCCTCCAGCCACCACTTACTGTACCTGGATCTTCTCCTTGCTCCTCCTTGAGACAGTGACAGCAGTATACTCCTTACACACTATTCTTCAGTGCATTTGACATAATGACTCCATGTACACATCatagataggaaaaaaaagttATTGTGCAAGGTGATCCCAGTCCTTTTATGCCTGCGCTCTGCTGATTAGTCCAGAGGTGAAGGTACAGAACCTGGTCACAATCATCAGACCATACATCAAATAAAAATGGGTCGGGCGAATTATGGCCAGTGAGCCCCCAGAGAGAGGGGGGCCTGTCGGCACTCACCTCCTGTGTCCACCACATTAATCCAGTCCTGGTCTACCCTCTAATTCATACCCCCACCACCATGGCATGCTTCTGACTCATCACAGGTTTCCCAATTATTTTCTTTGACCATCTCAGCAGTCCCTTTCCCATTTGCAGCCCTGCAAGATTAGTGTTTATTTGGGTTTTAGAGTCTGTACAGGAATGGACTTATAATAATGTATCTATGTATGTTCAAATGTATAGCGATACCCTGCAAGAGAACACTGGTATTTAATGACAACTGAGAGCTATTGTAAACAATACAATTGTTCTAGGGGTCTGAAGTCTCAAGTTTTTCCTTCTTTCCAATTAGTCAGAACCAATTTACAAACAGAATGGGGAACATGTTTACTTAAATGCTCGCAAGACCTAATATCAGTGTTGGTTAAACACATTCTATTGGTCCTAGATGAATGTGACAAGTAGATTGAATTACTGGGCAAAAAAAATTGAAGTTTTGCAGGAAGACCAATGTTTCAGAAGTGTTTTGCAAAAACTAAATCAGATTTGCAAGAATATAAACAGATGATCATTGAGAGGAAAAGGCAGAAATTTGCTAGAAACAAATGGAACTTCATGAATAGAAAGATTTCCAGATAGAATTGCAAATCCAACAGTTAAGCCCCAATACCCTGCAACAATCATTACTTGACTAATCTAATGCAGAGGAAACAACAATTTCCACCTCTTTCACCTCAGGTCTTTCTTTTTTAGAAATTCCTCAGGGATCCAAAGGAAGGTATCGAACACTCAGCGGTTGTGCAtgaggggatccagtcaggatcctggcggtcaggtccCCCGCTGTCAGAATACTGATGTtggaatgccgacactggaatcctgaatagggtcaccagcctggtgccaggatcccaaccgccgggatcccaaataAGCATCAGCtggctgctggagaggtaaaaccTGAGGAAGGTAGGcagagttaggtttaggttgtggagggagggttaggctgcagcacagcagtgttaggtttagactgtggggaggggggcttaggtttaggcacccccacggagggttaggatgaggctGCGGGTGGTGAGATGGTTAGGAATAGGCTTCAGGGAGGGGGGGTTACTttaaggcaccaccagggaggtttTGACTGCAGGGATGGGAGGGTTTGGTTTATGCTGATagaaaggtgggttagggatagTGGGCCAGaaagggaaggtaagtatacttacctttcactGTCAGTAATCTGATCATCGGGATGCAGTGTTCAGTATTCTGAGAGCTGACATCACAACCActtgcatttcaatcccaacccatgcATGGGAACGGAACGAAGAACAAGTGAACAAAGGTTATGGGAGACACCAATTCCCCAGCACCAATCACAAGGGACCAACAGGGGACCAACAGAGGACCAACAGGAGAAAATAGGTGACAACAAATTATTTGCAGGTGATCAATCTTACTAGGGTTGTGTTTACTACTGACCACATATCAGTCTTCCAAAAGGTATTAAATTTATCTTCCACTTAGACATTTCTTTGATTTGAATGGGAAAAGGACCTATACCTATTTGGAAAGAAATACCTGCTTACTACATTCTTTGTGAATCAAAAGAAGAAATTTGCAACCTCAACACCTATGatcaatagggatgagcgggtttggatctcagagatctAAATCCCCTTGAACTTCAtgatccgagccgggatccgagtccggcttggactTCCCGCCTTCCTCAGATTCCagatcaaggcaaaatgtcatcatcctgctgtcagattctcgctggtTTGGGATTCCTTATAAGGAGCTGCATGTCACCGCCTTTTTCACTCTAGACtttgagagtgagggagacagacctctgtctctctatttgtgttggcgtcaggtggggtcactTTGTGTTTTGTTTAAGGGTGCTGTAGAGGGGTCCTGCTGTCCTGTTCTGTCCTGTGCTATCCTGGGGTGCCGGCCtgttctgttaggggtgctgctgtacaggggtgctgctgttctgtgCTTTACAGGGGTTCTGTTGTGTGGTGCTGTTCTAGGGTATTGtcctgtggtgtcatgtgctgttatgATTGCTGTACAagtgtgctgctgtcctgtgctgtacaggggtgctgtcctgtgcagttaagggtgctgtacagggatgctgctgtcctGTGTTTTGGGAGTGCTGTCCTGTGTTttgggggtgctgtcctgtgctgtacaggggtgctttcCTGTGTTGTTTGGAACActgtcctgtctgctgtaaaaataaaggagcagtgtcctgtgtgctgtaaaaattaagaggTGCTgtggcactgttttgtgtgctgtacaaataaaagGGTGCCGTCCTGTGTGCTTTGAAATAAATGGGCACTGTGGCATTGtcctgagtgctgtaaaaataaagtggtgctgaGGTGctatcttgtgtgctgtaaaaataatggtgcACTgctctgtgatgttaggggtgataTAAAGGGGTGCCATCCtctgctgtacaggggtgttgcaaTCCTATTCTGtcctggggtgctgtacaggggtgctgtccctctgTCCTATCAGTCAAGGGGTGTTGCCTCACTGctatttaagtccagtggtgctgctgcctgtctgctgtgctgtgtaattctccaggagtgctgcctatgctctatatgtccaggggtactgcctatctgctgtataagtccaggggtgctgcctatctcctgtataaatccagaggcactgccgtataattccaggggtgctgctgtacttaatactaggtttaaattaaaggctaaaacagaatatgaaacaagcttcaacatcaccaccagatttgtgaaaacatgtaGCTGCAATTGTGGAattggaaattccaagtttgacaaaaTGTTTTCCAATAAACATAAATCTCTAACTACAAAATGGGGAGACAcctcatttgtggccaaagtcagccaGAAGAAACATAATCATAATCCAGTGGAACATGACattgcaacatctcctacttcattttttcTGGCAACGGCTGGAGATAATTAGAATCTCCaatcacacctatgtctatatgtttgccatatactgtaattccaggggtgttctgtctgaacccgctcatctctcgtAGATGcagtatatcttctagtgtgcactgtgcaaCCAGCATTGGAAAGAGGTTCTTCtccattatttcatgttagggactcaaattaatggctctaattagtcaaccttaattttgatttattattaatgttccacatttaggGATTatatacaagatgcacatttgttgtacagggtatatttcctttatttttttaatgttttctcGTTAATAATTGAACAatgtaagggctgtgtagggttatcgcaagaccttgcggtattAGAATGGAGTTTCAGAGATCTTGCATTGCATAATGAaatctcagctttccattgcactgcagcactagatgggccagaagcTCCTGTGATGCACAAACAGTTCCTGAATAAGGGACTAGTATGGAGTCttgtggtggcttacagccaggcagCTGTcttgcttgccaggctgaggcatgctggtggcacagaggttagcattgctttcttccacagtcctacttgtagtgtGAAatcagtttggactgtagagtggtaagctccactagggcagggg contains these protein-coding regions:
- the LOC134965381 gene encoding nicotinamide N-methyltransferase-like; this encodes MDSSAHKFYPVHGFDSREYLETYFSNKQEMGFGDDSIKFPMECLDRAFSEGHIKGDLLIDISIGSLIHHLYAASGYFKQILVLKVSEQCIMELNKWINTRTGAFDWSHIMPYIKCTEGNSDQCQDKDMTLKTAITKVIKFDIDKENLTDLEVLPPADCVFIGMMLEFISKDQDDYIKNFRKFVKLLKPEGHLILFGVLNTTYAMIGQDKVHVFKCDENFVRKVLTDERFVIDHCAVQKRTAVSDHTDYETVIFITAHRE